In a single window of the Rhineura floridana isolate rRhiFlo1 chromosome 3, rRhiFlo1.hap2, whole genome shotgun sequence genome:
- the SPRY4 gene encoding protein sprouty homolog 4 produces the protein MEPRMPHSITMVPNATVVQPLLDSRIPYGRLQHPLTILPIDQMKTTHIENDYIDNPTLVQLAAQKHPRGHHESTHPQRCEQDITHPWISFSGRPSSISSSSSTSSDQRLLDHMVPAPVADQSSPRAVRIQPKAINCKPLDLKGPASQELDKHFLLCEACGKCKCKECALPRTLPSCWVCNQECLCSAQNLVNYSTCMCLVKGIFYHCTNEDDEGSCADHPCSCSHSNCCARWSFMSALSLVLPCLLCYLPATGCVKLSQRCYDQVSRPGCRCKNTNSVICKASPEGKVGSRPEKPF, from the coding sequence ATGGAGCCTCGGATGCCCCACAGCATTACCATGGTTCCCAATGCTACTGTGGTCCAGCCTCTCCTGGACAGTCGTATCCCCTATGGCAGGCTGCAGCACCCTCTAACCATCCTGCCAATTGACCAAATGAAGACCACACACATTGAGAATGACTACATAGACAATCCTACCCTGGTCCAGCTGGCTGCTCAGAAACATCCTCGGGGCCACCATGAATCCACCCACCCACAGCGATGCGAGCAGGACATCACCCACCCATGGATCTCTTTCAGTGGACGGCCCAGCTCcattagtagtagcagtagcacatCATCAGATCAAAGGCTTTTGGATCACATGGTGCCAGCACCAGTGGCAGACCAGTCCTCCCCAAGGGCTGTCCGGATACAGCCCAAGGCAATTAATTGCAAACCCCTGGATCTGAAGGGACCTGCTTCTCAGGAGCTGGACAAGCACTTTTTGCTGTGTGAAGCCTGTGGAAAATGCAAGTGCAAGGAGTGTGCCCTTCCAAGGACTTTGCCCTCCTGTTGGGTATGCAACCAGGAGTGCCTGTGCTCAGCTCAGAACCTGGTTAATTATTCCACCTGCATGTGTCTGGTGAAGGGCATCTTTTACCACTGCACCAATGAGGATGATGAGGGCTCCTGTGCAGACCACCCCTGTTCCTGCTCCCATTCAAACTGCTGTGCTCGCTGGTCTTTCATGagtgccctctctctggtcctgccCTGCTTGCTGTGCTACCTGCCAGCCACCGGCTGTGTAAAGCTGTCGCAGCGATGCTATGACCAAGTGAGTCGGCCTGGATGCCggtgtaaaaatacaaacagtgTGATTTGTAAAGCATCACCTGAAGGGAAAGTTGGCAGCAGACCAGAGAAGCCATTTTGA